One genomic window of Cannabis sativa cultivar Pink pepper isolate KNU-18-1 chromosome 2, ASM2916894v1, whole genome shotgun sequence includes the following:
- the LOC133034764 gene encoding uncharacterized protein LOC133034764, whose protein sequence is MAELKEANEKAYDWLMKKNPSEWSKSHFKFNVKCDVLLNNLCECFNAAILETREKPIITMLEKIRFWLMSRFCMKRESVSKWPYLVGKRVWKVIEKNKQVARRCSCTRVDAHLFQVHYRDLERFSVNLVSRTCTCRGYQLTGIPCGHAISAIWSSNLEVMDFVDNVYKKEVFTAQYASIIYPIPSPDKWPNAGQNPIYPPADTVLPGRLKKARKKDVDELPAANATKARRFGQFNSCSKCGKQGHSRRTCKNPTREQANTENQQVTSTSKRQGRPPKKNPSAETVKRNKRREKQKARKTAEQSQEIPRTSQQG, encoded by the exons ATGGCTGAACTAAAGGAGGCCAATGAAAAGGCTTATGATTGGTTGATGAAGAAAAACCCAAGTGAATGGAGTAAAAGTCATTTCAAATTTAATGTTAAATGTGACGTGTTATTGAATAACCTTTGTGAATGTTTTAATGCTGCAATATTAGAAACAAGAGAGAAGCCTATCATTACAATGTTAGAGAAAATTCGATTCTGGTTAATGAGTAGATTTTGTATGAAAAGGGAAAGTGTTTCAAAATGGCCGTATCTAGTtggaaagagggtttggaaagTTATAGAGAAGAACAAGCAAGTGGCCAGGCGTTGTTCTTGCACTAGGGTTGATGCACACCTATTCCAGGTACATTATCGTGATTTGGAAAGGTTCTCAGTCAACTTGGTTAGTAGGACATGTACTTGTAGGGGTTACCAACTAACTGGAATACCTTGTGGGCATGCAATATCTGCTATTTGGAGCTCTAACTTGGAAGTAATGGATTTTGTGGATAATGTGTACAAGAAAGAGGTCTTTACAGCTCAGTATGCAAGCATTATTTATCCAATACCATCACCTGATAAATGGCCAAACGCAGGACAAAATCCAATTTATCCACCTGCTGATACTGTTTTACCCGGGAGACTAAAGAAAGCAAGAAAAAAGGATGTTGATGAACTTCCTGCCGCTAATGCAACCAAGGCTAGAAGATTCGGACAGTTCAACAGCTGTAGCAAATGTGGAAAACAAGGTCATTCTCGTCGTACTTGTAAGAATCCAACAAGAGAGCAG GCTAATACTGAAAACCAACAAGTAACTAGTACTAGCAAGAGGCAAGGAAGGCCACCAAAGAAAAATCCAAGTGCAGAAACTGTGAAAAGAAATAAGAGGAGAGAAAAACAAAAGGCAAGGAAAACAGCAGAACAATCTCAAGAAATACCAAGAACATCTCAACAAGGATAG